In the genome of bacterium, one region contains:
- a CDS encoding Nif3-like dinuclear metal center hexameric protein, producing the protein MTVKRSDFGAGLDAFLDPDRMRDFGPNGLQVEGREEIGRVAFGVTASLALLERAAAWGADAVVVHHGLFWRGQGEVRVERSLRGRLKTLLDHEMSLFGYHLPLDRHPEVGNNAVFARRLGAAKTAPAFEWEGTPIGLAAAYEKPLPFGEFVAAVAAATRRDPLVEGAGPAEVRTFGVVTGGGARSVEEAARRGLDAFVTGEPSEAAVHLAREEGIHFLAAGHHATERFGVAALAEWVRTHYSLETTIIEINNPV; encoded by the coding sequence ATGACCGTCAAGCGGAGCGACTTCGGGGCGGGGCTGGACGCGTTCCTCGATCCGGACCGGATGCGGGATTTCGGCCCGAACGGGCTGCAGGTCGAGGGGCGGGAGGAGATCGGCCGCGTCGCCTTCGGCGTGACCGCCTCGCTCGCGCTGCTCGAGCGGGCCGCGGCGTGGGGCGCCGACGCGGTCGTCGTCCACCACGGCCTCTTCTGGCGCGGCCAGGGGGAGGTCCGCGTGGAGCGCTCGCTCCGCGGGCGGCTGAAGACGCTCCTCGACCACGAGATGAGCCTCTTCGGCTATCACCTGCCGCTCGACCGCCACCCCGAGGTCGGGAACAACGCGGTCTTCGCGCGCCGCCTCGGCGCGGCGAAGACGGCGCCGGCGTTCGAGTGGGAAGGGACGCCGATCGGGCTGGCGGCGGCGTACGAGAAGCCGCTGCCGTTCGGGGAGTTCGTCGCGGCCGTCGCCGCCGCCACGCGGCGCGATCCGCTCGTCGAGGGGGCGGGGCCGGCGGAGGTCCGCACGTTCGGCGTCGTCACCGGCGGCGGGGCGCGGTCGGTCGAGGAGGCGGCGCGGCGCGGGCTCGACGCCTTCGTCACCGGCGAGCCGTCGGAGGCGGCGGTCCATCTGGCGCGCGAGGAGGGGATCCACTTTCTCGCCGCCGGGCACCACGCGACGGAGCGGTTCGGCGTCGCCGCGCTGGCGGAGTGGGTGCGGACCCACTACTCGCTGGAGACGACGATCATCGAGATCAACAACCCGGTCTGA
- the lepA gene encoding translation elongation factor 4, producing the protein MNPQQIRNFSIIAHIDHGKTTLSDRVLELTGALEQREMMEQTLDSMDLERERGITIKSHFVALPYTAADGTEYRLNLIDTPGHVDFSYEVSRSLAACEGAVLLVDAAQGVEAQTLANAYQAVEHDLAIIPVVNKIDLPSAEPERIKEQITDVIGLDGAEAILASGKTGQGVADILAAVVERVPPPKGDPDGPLKAMIFDSWYDSYRGAYMLVRVIDGEIKRRQRIRLMATRAEYEVEDVGIFTPKIRPVDSLSVGEVGWVVANIKNVVEVKIGDTVTEARRPTATPYPGFREVKPMVFAGLYPSDAEDYPDLRDALDKLSLNDSSFNFEPEVSDALGFGFRCGFLGLLHMEIIQSRLEREFDLDLVTTAPGVPYRVMMIGGDYLEIHSAAKLPKPNEFEWIEEPFIKATIITPQEYVGGLMKLLEERRGVQKQLRYAGPTRVLLEYELPLADVVTDFYDKLKSLSRGYASYDYEVVGWRRSELVKLDILVNGAPVDALSVIVPDKSAFHRGQALTSKLKELIPRQQFEVAIQAAIGSRVVARTNVKALRKNVLAKCYGGDISRKRKLLEKQKEGKKRMKQVGQVNVPQEAFLAVLRLED; encoded by the coding sequence ATGAACCCCCAGCAGATCCGCAACTTCAGCATCATCGCGCACATCGACCACGGCAAGACCACCTTGTCCGACCGCGTGCTCGAACTGACGGGCGCGCTCGAGCAGCGCGAGATGATGGAGCAGACGCTCGACTCGATGGACCTCGAGCGCGAGCGCGGGATCACGATCAAGTCCCACTTCGTGGCGCTGCCCTACACGGCCGCGGACGGCACGGAATACCGCCTCAACCTGATCGACACCCCGGGGCACGTCGATTTCTCGTACGAGGTCTCGCGCTCGCTCGCCGCCTGCGAGGGCGCGGTGCTCCTCGTGGACGCGGCGCAGGGGGTCGAGGCGCAGACGCTCGCCAACGCCTACCAGGCGGTCGAGCACGACCTCGCGATCATCCCGGTCGTCAACAAGATCGACCTCCCCTCGGCCGAGCCGGAACGGATCAAGGAACAGATCACCGACGTCATCGGCCTCGACGGCGCCGAGGCGATCCTCGCGTCCGGCAAGACGGGGCAGGGGGTCGCGGACATCCTCGCCGCGGTCGTGGAGCGGGTGCCGCCGCCGAAGGGGGATCCCGACGGGCCGCTCAAGGCGATGATCTTCGACAGCTGGTACGACAGCTACCGCGGCGCCTACATGCTCGTCCGCGTGATCGACGGCGAGATCAAGCGGCGCCAGCGGATCCGCCTGATGGCGACGCGGGCGGAGTACGAGGTCGAGGACGTCGGCATCTTCACGCCGAAGATCCGCCCGGTGGACTCGCTCTCCGTCGGCGAGGTCGGCTGGGTCGTGGCCAACATCAAGAACGTCGTCGAGGTCAAGATCGGCGACACGGTGACCGAGGCGCGCCGGCCGACGGCGACGCCCTACCCCGGCTTCCGCGAGGTCAAGCCGATGGTCTTCGCCGGGCTCTACCCGTCCGACGCCGAGGACTATCCCGACCTGCGCGACGCGCTGGACAAGCTCTCGCTCAACGACTCGTCGTTCAACTTCGAGCCGGAAGTCTCCGACGCCCTCGGCTTCGGCTTCCGCTGCGGCTTCCTCGGGCTGCTGCACATGGAGATCATCCAGTCGCGGCTCGAGCGGGAGTTCGACCTCGACCTCGTCACGACGGCGCCGGGCGTGCCGTACCGCGTGATGATGATCGGCGGCGACTACCTCGAGATCCACAGCGCGGCCAAGCTGCCGAAGCCGAACGAGTTCGAGTGGATCGAGGAGCCGTTCATCAAGGCGACGATCATCACGCCGCAGGAGTACGTCGGCGGGCTGATGAAGCTGCTCGAGGAACGGCGCGGCGTGCAGAAGCAGCTCCGCTACGCCGGCCCGACGCGCGTCCTGCTGGAGTACGAGCTGCCGCTGGCCGACGTCGTGACCGACTTCTACGACAAGCTGAAGTCGCTGAGCCGCGGCTACGCCAGCTACGACTACGAGGTCGTCGGCTGGCGCCGCTCGGAGCTGGTGAAGCTCGACATCCTGGTCAACGGCGCGCCGGTGGACGCGCTCTCGGTGATCGTGCCCGACAAGAGCGCGTTCCACCGCGGGCAGGCGCTGACGAGCAAGCTGAAGGAGCTGATTCCGCGGCAGCAGTTCGAGGTGGCGATCCAGGCCGCGATCGGCAGCCGCGTCGTCGCCCGCACGAACGTCAAGGCGCTGCGCAAGAACGTGCTCGCCAAGTGCTACGGCGGCGACATCTCCCGCAAGCGGAAGCTGCTCGAGAAGCAGAAGGAAGGAAAGAAGCGGATGAAGCAGGTCGGCCAGGTCAACGTGCCGCAGGAGGCGTTCCTCGCCGTCCTGCGCCTCGAGGACTGA
- a CDS encoding dTDP-4-dehydrorhamnose 3,5-epimerase family protein, with product MDAKGYAGAGRKTKVEGVVVVPLEAHVDERGYLIEILRAVDPHFTKFGQVYLVGDMARGAVRAFHKHERLWDWFFIGHGSAKFAVRDDRKESPTYEAMDTIVIGDRNPSLIVVPPGVYHGWMALEDDTQLISIGSEVYDREHPDEVRVPPDSWGYDWSIKGR from the coding sequence ATGGACGCGAAGGGATACGCCGGGGCGGGACGGAAGACGAAGGTCGAGGGGGTCGTCGTCGTGCCGCTCGAGGCGCACGTGGACGAGCGCGGCTACCTGATCGAGATCCTGCGCGCGGTGGACCCGCACTTCACCAAGTTCGGGCAGGTCTACCTCGTCGGCGACATGGCGCGCGGCGCGGTCCGCGCCTTCCACAAGCACGAGCGGCTCTGGGACTGGTTCTTCATCGGCCACGGCTCGGCGAAGTTCGCCGTGCGCGACGACCGCAAGGAGAGCCCGACCTACGAGGCGATGGACACGATCGTGATCGGCGACCGCAACCCGAGCCTGATCGTCGTTCCCCCCGGCGTCTACCACGGCTGGATGGCCCTCGAGGACGACACGCAGCTCATTTCGATCGGCAGCGAGGTCTACGACCGCGAGCATCCGGACGAGGTCCGCGTGCCGCCGGACTCGTGGGGCTACGACTGGTCGATCAAGGGGCGCTGA
- a CDS encoding DUF2807 domain-containing protein encodes MKRRFALFAVAVSTATLLAAGCSFGAFAGLTGLRGSGRKGTESRAVGSFTKIELRGSVDAEVKVGASGPLVVEGDDNLLSNVTAEVRGDTLVVSTKEQYTTSRVGLKVRVSTPRLEGLSIEGSADAVVEDLKGERFKASIAGSGDMSIHGGADVFEIAIAGSGDVNASDVTARKVSVHIDGSGDVRLVGSAEELAFRTNGSGDINAGDFKVKRAKVELNGSGDATINASEAVEAALNGSGDIFLFGQPPQVKTSGHGSGDIVRK; translated from the coding sequence ATGAAGCGCAGATTCGCACTCTTCGCGGTCGCGGTTTCGACGGCGACGCTTTTGGCCGCCGGCTGCTCCTTCGGCGCCTTCGCCGGGTTGACGGGGCTGCGCGGTTCGGGCCGCAAGGGGACCGAGTCGCGCGCGGTCGGCTCGTTCACGAAGATCGAGCTCCGGGGCTCGGTGGACGCCGAGGTCAAGGTCGGCGCCTCCGGCCCGCTCGTCGTCGAAGGGGACGACAACCTTCTCTCGAACGTCACCGCCGAGGTCCGCGGCGACACGCTCGTCGTCTCGACCAAGGAGCAGTACACCACCTCCAGGGTCGGCCTCAAGGTGCGCGTCTCGACGCCGCGGCTCGAGGGGCTCTCCATCGAAGGGTCGGCGGACGCGGTCGTCGAAGACCTCAAGGGCGAGCGGTTCAAGGCGAGCATCGCCGGCTCGGGCGACATGAGCATCCACGGCGGCGCCGACGTCTTCGAGATCGCGATCGCCGGCTCGGGCGACGTGAACGCCAGCGACGTGACCGCGCGCAAGGTCTCGGTCCACATCGACGGTTCGGGCGACGTCCGGCTCGTCGGCTCGGCGGAGGAGCTCGCGTTCCGCACGAACGGCTCGGGCGACATCAACGCCGGCGACTTCAAGGTCAAGCGGGCGAAGGTCGAGCTCAACGGCAGCGGCGACGCGACGATCAACGCCTCCGAGGCGGTCGAGGCCGCGCTCAACGGCAGCGGCGACATTTTCCTCTTCGGGCAGCCGCCGCAGGTCAAGACGTCGGGCCACGGCAGCGGCGACATCGTTCGGAAGTGA
- a CDS encoding sigma-70 family RNA polymerase sigma factor — MAETIPPEPDEALVARARRGEQDAFAELVTRWQRPLFAKALRNSRNLEDADDLVQETFLRAWRELGRFRDDAAFGGWLLRIMANLLADRGRRRGRETPGAETLAEATPDPRPGPDDELARGELEDELRRALEAIPPGRRREVFRMRFVEGMPLNQIADALGVHSGTVKVHVFRLVRDLRRRLTGKEDA; from the coding sequence ATGGCCGAAACGATCCCCCCCGAGCCCGACGAGGCGCTCGTCGCCCGCGCGCGGCGGGGGGAGCAGGACGCCTTCGCCGAACTGGTGACGCGGTGGCAGCGGCCGCTCTTCGCCAAGGCGCTGCGCAATTCCCGCAACCTCGAAGACGCCGACGACCTGGTGCAGGAAACGTTCCTCAGGGCGTGGCGCGAACTGGGGCGTTTCCGCGACGACGCCGCCTTCGGCGGGTGGCTGTTGCGGATCATGGCCAATCTGCTCGCCGACCGCGGCCGGCGGCGCGGACGGGAAACGCCGGGCGCGGAGACGCTGGCCGAGGCGACGCCCGATCCGCGGCCCGGGCCGGACGACGAGCTGGCCCGCGGCGAACTCGAGGACGAGCTGCGGCGGGCGCTCGAAGCGATTCCGCCGGGACGGCGGCGGGAGGTATTCCGGATGCGCTTCGTCGAGGGAATGCCCTTGAACCAGATCGCCGACGCCTTGGGCGTGCACTCCGGCACGGTGAAGGTCCACGTCTTCCGGCTCGTCCGCGACCTGAGGCGGCGCCTGACCGGAAAGGAGGATGCATGA
- the rfbD gene encoding dTDP-4-dehydrorhamnose reductase: protein MRTAVFGAEGMLGRDLLEVLGPDGVGLGHADADIVDADAVARALDRAAPEAVVLAAAFHDVPRCEREPEPAFRVNAVGALNVARAAAARGLKLLFVGTDYVFSGEKGAPYVEDDLPAPVNVYGVAKLAAEHATLEAHPGAIVARTCGLYGVHPCRAKKGHHIVEFILGRLERGEPLKMVADEFACPTSTISLARQIVALLERGGAGIYHAVNGPGGSWYDFARAAARAAGLPGEAIEKASAATFPSPVRKPRDSRLACARLAAEGLLVLDSTEAALAEYVARRRAARGL from the coding sequence ATGCGCACGGCGGTCTTCGGCGCCGAGGGGATGCTCGGCCGCGACCTGCTCGAGGTCCTCGGCCCCGACGGGGTCGGCCTCGGCCACGCCGACGCGGACATCGTCGATGCGGACGCCGTGGCGCGCGCGCTCGACCGCGCGGCGCCGGAGGCGGTCGTCCTCGCCGCGGCGTTCCACGACGTCCCGCGCTGCGAGCGCGAGCCGGAGCCGGCGTTCCGCGTCAACGCCGTCGGCGCGCTCAACGTCGCGCGCGCCGCCGCGGCCCGCGGCCTCAAGCTCCTCTTCGTCGGCACCGACTACGTCTTCTCCGGCGAGAAGGGCGCGCCGTACGTCGAGGACGACCTGCCGGCGCCGGTCAACGTCTACGGCGTGGCGAAGCTCGCCGCGGAGCACGCGACGCTGGAGGCGCACCCCGGCGCGATCGTCGCCCGCACCTGCGGCCTCTACGGCGTCCATCCCTGCCGCGCCAAGAAGGGACACCACATCGTCGAGTTCATCCTCGGACGGCTGGAGCGCGGCGAGCCGCTCAAGATGGTCGCCGACGAGTTCGCCTGCCCGACCTCGACGATCAGCCTCGCGCGGCAGATCGTCGCGCTGCTCGAACGGGGCGGGGCGGGGATCTACCACGCGGTGAACGGCCCCGGCGGGAGCTGGTACGACTTCGCGCGCGCCGCGGCCCGCGCCGCGGGACTGCCCGGCGAGGCGATCGAGAAGGCCTCCGCGGCGACGTTCCCCTCGCCGGTGCGCAAGCCGCGCGATTCGCGCCTCGCCTGCGCGCGCCTCGCCGCCGAGGGGCTCCTCGTCCTCGACTCGACCGAAGCGGCGCTGGCCGAGTACGTCGCGCGCCGGCGCGCCGCGCGAGGACTCTGA
- a CDS encoding carboxylesterase, with protein sequence MNEERFDGYETGPDDADAAVIWLHGLGADCYDFAPVVPELGLPDELKVRFVFPNAPRRPVTLNGGSRMRAWYDIRQLDFDKRSSDETGARESLGIVAGLIVRENARGVRTDRIVVAGFSQGGAISILTGLLHPERLAGAVALSTYLLLGDRIDAERSAANRGLPFFMAHGMSDPVVPLPAGTDARDRLVAWGHPVEWRTYPMPHAVHPHEIEDVGRFLAARFGASRA encoded by the coding sequence ATGAACGAGGAGCGGTTCGACGGCTACGAGACGGGTCCGGACGACGCGGACGCGGCGGTGATTTGGCTGCACGGCCTCGGGGCCGACTGCTACGACTTCGCCCCGGTCGTGCCGGAACTCGGCCTGCCCGACGAGCTCAAGGTCCGCTTCGTCTTTCCGAACGCGCCGCGCCGCCCGGTCACGCTCAACGGCGGCTCGCGGATGCGGGCGTGGTACGACATCCGCCAGCTCGACTTCGACAAGCGGTCCTCCGACGAGACCGGGGCCCGCGAGTCGCTCGGGATCGTCGCCGGCCTGATCGTCCGCGAGAACGCGCGCGGCGTGCGGACCGACCGGATCGTCGTCGCCGGCTTCTCGCAGGGCGGAGCGATCTCCATCCTGACCGGCCTGCTCCACCCCGAGCGGCTGGCCGGGGCCGTCGCGCTTTCCACCTACCTCCTGCTCGGCGACCGGATCGACGCCGAACGCTCCGCGGCGAACCGCGGCCTCCCGTTCTTCATGGCCCACGGGATGTCCGATCCGGTCGTGCCGCTCCCGGCGGGGACCGACGCCCGCGACCGCCTCGTCGCCTGGGGGCATCCGGTCGAGTGGCGCACCTACCCGATGCCGCACGCCGTCCACCCGCACGAGATCGAGGACGTCGGCCGCTTCCTCGCCGCCCGCTTCGGCGCGTCGCGCGCCTGA
- a CDS encoding penicillin acylase family protein, translated as MRKRTRVALWVAGGLAAVLLIAAGTSLWWWRGTLPRRDGDARLPGLSARAAVLWDERGTPTIKAAGLDDALRALGYVHGLLRPFQVELRRRAARGELAAAFGAAFVEEDEEARRDARVERAKDDVRALDAEARRALEAYVGGLNAGLAEAGRRRPPELRAAGIQATPWTAEDVAAFGRLFAGTMSDGEEMERARWDLLLAFGVEGTQRLWAAAYGEPLPPVPEGTRALLAAAHAAPRAAAAAVDEDDLARASNAWIVAPARGTTGGAILAGDPHLGVEWPSVWLEARLEWPGGTLAGATLAGAPGVMIGHNERVAWTFTVAPFDDADLFVVEVDDVEAPTRYRENGAWKRFELVPAPIVVAGEKAPRPFVVRRAGPAVYVGPSGLAGRGLLQRWTARERGGVIDAFFAIDRARDVASAVAGARRYENAGFNFLCADAAGAVAHAVVGAAPARRGEGWDGRIPAPWTGEGAWEGLVPREAMPLAVDPAGGTLVSANDGSIAAAPTDPAQRALVGDYDAGFRARRIAERLAALPKVSPADMQAIQRDARAGSAADLQGLVKGCALDSPAARLYLAWDGELRGAGAPLLHELFRARLHERIRRSTRLGLEGGAWFARTRCLRGLFAAAQDDQYIAGLLDNPATSWDEQPCDHVRAALDAAWDDARTRLGGDPALWTYTAAHVLAPRSPIGVGPLARLFNPPAAGVEGSGDAPNAMAAPLPRDGWSGAPLAVTHGPSYRLVAAFDGAGRIRSFSGLPGGADEHPASKHAADRLAAFARGEGAELWPAPPAGTTTTLEP; from the coding sequence ATGCGCAAAAGGACGCGAGTCGCACTTTGGGTCGCCGGCGGCCTCGCCGCCGTTCTCTTGATCGCGGCGGGAACGTCGCTCTGGTGGTGGCGCGGGACGCTGCCGCGGCGCGACGGGGACGCGCGGCTGCCGGGGCTTTCGGCGCGCGCGGCCGTCTTGTGGGACGAGCGCGGCACGCCGACGATCAAGGCGGCCGGCCTCGACGACGCGCTCCGCGCGCTCGGCTACGTCCACGGACTGCTGCGCCCCTTCCAGGTCGAATTGCGGCGCCGCGCGGCGCGCGGCGAGCTGGCCGCGGCGTTCGGCGCGGCGTTCGTCGAGGAGGACGAGGAGGCGCGCCGCGACGCGCGGGTCGAGCGGGCCAAGGACGACGTCCGCGCGCTCGACGCCGAAGCGCGTCGCGCGCTCGAGGCGTACGTCGGCGGGCTCAACGCCGGGCTCGCCGAAGCCGGCCGGCGCCGTCCGCCGGAGCTGCGCGCCGCCGGGATCCAGGCGACGCCGTGGACCGCGGAGGACGTCGCCGCCTTCGGCCGCCTCTTCGCCGGCACGATGAGCGACGGCGAGGAGATGGAGCGGGCGCGCTGGGACCTGCTTCTCGCGTTCGGCGTCGAGGGGACGCAACGGCTCTGGGCGGCCGCCTACGGCGAGCCGCTTCCGCCCGTGCCGGAAGGGACGAGGGCGTTGCTCGCGGCCGCCCATGCGGCGCCGCGCGCCGCCGCCGCGGCCGTGGACGAAGACGACCTGGCCCGCGCCTCGAACGCCTGGATCGTCGCCCCGGCGCGCGGCACGACCGGCGGCGCGATCCTCGCCGGCGATCCGCATCTGGGCGTGGAATGGCCGAGCGTCTGGCTCGAGGCGCGCCTCGAGTGGCCCGGCGGGACGCTCGCCGGCGCGACGCTCGCCGGCGCCCCCGGCGTGATGATCGGCCACAACGAGCGCGTGGCCTGGACGTTCACCGTCGCGCCGTTCGACGACGCCGACCTCTTCGTCGTCGAGGTGGACGACGTCGAGGCGCCGACGCGCTACCGCGAGAACGGCGCGTGGAAGCGGTTCGAGCTCGTCCCGGCGCCGATCGTCGTCGCCGGCGAGAAGGCGCCGCGGCCGTTCGTCGTGCGGCGCGCCGGCCCCGCGGTCTACGTCGGCCCCTCGGGGCTCGCCGGACGCGGCCTGCTGCAGCGCTGGACGGCGCGCGAGCGGGGCGGCGTGATCGACGCCTTCTTCGCGATCGACCGCGCGCGCGACGTCGCCTCGGCCGTCGCCGGCGCGAGACGGTACGAGAACGCCGGCTTCAACTTCCTCTGCGCCGACGCCGCGGGCGCCGTGGCGCACGCCGTCGTCGGCGCCGCGCCGGCGCGGCGCGGCGAGGGCTGGGACGGGCGGATCCCCGCGCCGTGGACCGGCGAGGGGGCATGGGAAGGGCTCGTGCCGCGCGAGGCGATGCCGCTCGCGGTCGATCCCGCCGGAGGGACGCTCGTCTCGGCGAACGACGGCTCGATCGCCGCCGCGCCGACCGACCCGGCGCAGCGCGCGCTCGTCGGCGACTACGACGCCGGCTTCCGCGCGCGCCGCATCGCCGAGCGGCTCGCCGCGCTGCCGAAGGTCTCCCCCGCCGACATGCAGGCGATCCAGCGCGACGCCCGCGCCGGCAGCGCCGCCGACCTGCAGGGGCTGGTCAAGGGATGCGCCCTCGACTCCCCCGCGGCGAGGCTCTACCTCGCGTGGGACGGCGAGCTCCGCGGCGCCGGCGCGCCGCTGCTGCACGAGCTGTTCCGCGCGCGGCTCCACGAGCGGATCCGCCGAAGCACGAGGCTGGGCCTCGAGGGAGGCGCGTGGTTCGCGCGCACCCGCTGCCTGCGCGGCCTCTTCGCCGCGGCGCAGGACGACCAGTACATCGCCGGCCTGCTCGACAACCCGGCGACGTCGTGGGACGAGCAGCCGTGCGACCACGTCCGCGCCGCGCTCGACGCCGCGTGGGACGACGCGCGGACCCGTTTGGGGGGCGATCCGGCGCTCTGGACGTACACCGCGGCGCACGTCCTCGCGCCCCGCTCGCCGATCGGCGTGGGGCCGCTGGCGCGCCTCTTCAATCCGCCCGCGGCCGGCGTCGAGGGAAGCGGCGACGCGCCGAACGCGATGGCCGCGCCGCTGCCGCGCGACGGCTGGAGCGGCGCGCCGCTCGCCGTGACGCACGGGCCGAGCTACCGCCTCGTCGCCGCGTTCGACGGCGCGGGGCGGATCCGCTCGTTCTCCGGCCTTCCCGGCGGCGCGGACGAGCACCCCGCGTCGAAGCACGCCGCCGACCGGCTCGCCGCGTTCGCGCGGGGCGAGGGGGCGGAGCTGTGGCCGGCGCCGCCGGCGGGAACGACGACGACGCTCGAGCCGTAG
- a CDS encoding periplasmic heavy metal sensor, with protein sequence MKTMTRAILFAFAAACGAAAALAAPPAPATEAAAATPGIRAWWENPRVVERLNLAPDQQKRIQELVFRHTEKMIDLRAEKQRAQLDLSRLLDAEALNDGALDKAAEALDAAQCSVERAQTRLRIEIARVLSREQRRALRDLVRERGEEIKRTLRDAARDRRQQQR encoded by the coding sequence ATGAAGACCATGACCCGAGCGATCCTCTTCGCCTTCGCCGCCGCCTGCGGCGCCGCCGCCGCGCTCGCCGCGCCGCCGGCCCCCGCGACGGAAGCCGCGGCCGCGACGCCGGGGATCCGCGCGTGGTGGGAAAACCCGCGGGTCGTCGAGCGGCTGAACCTCGCGCCCGATCAACAGAAGCGGATCCAGGAGCTCGTCTTCCGGCACACCGAGAAGATGATCGATCTGCGCGCGGAGAAGCAGCGCGCCCAACTCGACCTCTCGCGCCTGCTCGACGCCGAGGCGCTCAACGACGGCGCCCTCGACAAGGCGGCCGAGGCGCTCGACGCCGCGCAGTGCTCCGTCGAGAGAGCGCAGACGCGGCTGCGGATCGAGATCGCCCGCGTGCTCAGCCGCGAGCAGCGGCGGGCGCTCCGGGATCTCGTGCGGGAGCGGGGCGAGGAGATCAAGCGGACGCTGCGGGACGCGGCGCGGGATCGTCGGCAGCAGCAACGCTGA
- a CDS encoding DUF2807 domain-containing protein, with the protein MKRSAWTVAVLAAAALAAAGCDSAPISLPVSGSGNVVEKVRDVAPFERIAVGGAVRLEVAAGPRRVVVVGDDNVVPLVATEVHGKTLRISQESSFSLRSGREITVRVTTPNLAAVEIGGAAKGDVRGVAGPRFEVSVGGAAAMDVAGKTDDLVIKITGAASIDAASLEAKRADVDVSGAGRVKVRATEALSAKVTGLGDIRYAGDPKTVERKILGAGHVEPL; encoded by the coding sequence ATGAAGCGATCCGCTTGGACGGTTGCGGTGTTGGCGGCGGCGGCCCTCGCGGCCGCGGGATGCGACTCCGCGCCGATCTCCCTGCCGGTCTCCGGCTCGGGCAACGTCGTGGAGAAGGTCCGCGACGTCGCCCCGTTCGAGCGGATCGCCGTCGGCGGCGCGGTGCGCCTCGAGGTCGCGGCGGGGCCGCGGCGCGTCGTGGTCGTCGGGGACGACAACGTCGTGCCGCTCGTCGCGACCGAGGTCCACGGCAAGACGCTGCGGATCTCCCAGGAAAGCTCCTTCTCGCTCCGCTCGGGCCGCGAAATCACCGTGCGCGTCACGACGCCGAACCTCGCCGCGGTCGAGATCGGCGGCGCGGCGAAGGGCGACGTCCGCGGCGTCGCCGGGCCGCGCTTCGAGGTCTCGGTGGGCGGCGCGGCGGCGATGGACGTCGCGGGGAAGACCGACGACCTCGTGATCAAGATCACCGGCGCCGCGTCGATCGACGCCGCGTCGCTCGAGGCGAAGCGGGCCGACGTGGACGTCTCCGGCGCCGGACGGGTGAAGGTCCGCGCGACCGAGGCGCTGTCGGCCAAGGTCACCGGACTGGGGGACATCCGCTACGCCGGCGACCCCAAGACGGTCGAGCGGAAGATCCTCGGGGCGGGGCACGTCGAGCCGCTGTAG
- a CDS encoding DUF2007 domain-containing protein encodes MRAADDEKLEVLVRVPTMAEAEIVQGLLEAEGIESALFGNDAGGQLPSLDALAGVAVLVRRADLERAREALVEGEEFDEDEAPPE; translated from the coding sequence ATGCGCGCGGCCGACGACGAAAAGCTCGAGGTTCTGGTCCGCGTCCCGACGATGGCCGAGGCGGAGATCGTCCAGGGCCTGCTCGAGGCCGAAGGGATCGAAAGCGCCCTTTTCGGCAACGACGCGGGGGGGCAGCTGCCGAGCCTCGACGCGCTGGCCGGGGTCGCGGTGCTCGTCCGGCGCGCCGATCTGGAGCGGGCCCGGGAAGCGCTCGTCGAGGGGGAGGAGTTCGACGAGGACGAAGCTCCGCCGGAGTGA